A single genomic interval of Spirosoma linguale DSM 74 harbors:
- a CDS encoding Alcohol dehydrogenase zinc-binding domain protein (PFAM: Alcohol dehydrogenase zinc-binding domain protein; Alcohol dehydrogenase GroES domain protein~KEGG: pol:Bpro_0102 alcohol dehydrogenase, zinc- binding), whose product MKAFLINKYDKAVTMQLADVPEPLVNDTDILVDVHAAGLNLLDSKVKSGEFKLILPYKFPLIMGHDVAGVVTQVGKRVKKFKVGDEIYARPADGRIGTFAERIAIDENDVALKPKNISMVEAASLPLVALTAWQSLVELAHLKKGQSVFIQAGSGGVGTIAIQLAKHLGAKVATTAGVASFDALKKLGADVLIDYKTQDFETLLTNYDVVLNSQDTKTLEKSLTVVKPGGTVVSISGPPTGDLAVQKNAPWFVKIVMGLLSMGIRGKAKKRNIDYQFLFMRASGQQLTEIGKLVEAGIIKPVVDKVYPFGQANDALAYVESGRAKGKVVISLK is encoded by the coding sequence ATGAAAGCATTCCTGATTAACAAATACGACAAAGCAGTGACTATGCAACTTGCAGACGTACCTGAGCCATTGGTGAATGACACGGATATACTCGTTGATGTTCACGCGGCCGGGCTAAACCTGCTGGATTCCAAAGTGAAATCAGGCGAGTTTAAGCTGATTTTACCGTACAAATTCCCGCTGATCATGGGCCACGATGTGGCTGGCGTCGTTACGCAGGTGGGCAAACGGGTGAAGAAATTCAAGGTTGGCGATGAGATCTACGCCCGGCCAGCCGATGGCCGGATTGGTACCTTCGCCGAGCGCATTGCCATCGACGAAAACGACGTAGCCCTGAAACCAAAAAACATCTCGATGGTGGAAGCCGCTTCCCTGCCGCTGGTTGCGCTGACTGCCTGGCAATCGCTGGTTGAGCTGGCTCACCTGAAAAAAGGGCAAAGTGTGTTCATCCAGGCCGGTTCCGGCGGGGTAGGTACCATTGCCATTCAGCTTGCCAAACACCTGGGGGCCAAGGTCGCTACCACCGCCGGAGTCGCCAGTTTCGACGCGTTAAAAAAGCTGGGCGCTGATGTGCTGATCGATTACAAGACCCAGGACTTTGAAACGCTCCTGACCAACTACGACGTCGTACTGAACAGCCAGGACACAAAAACCCTCGAAAAATCGCTGACCGTAGTGAAACCCGGCGGCACAGTCGTCTCCATTTCAGGTCCGCCCACGGGCGATCTGGCGGTGCAGAAAAACGCGCCCTGGTTCGTAAAAATCGTTATGGGCTTACTAAGCATGGGTATCCGGGGAAAAGCCAAAAAGCGGAACATCGATTATCAATTCCTGTTCATGCGGGCCAGTGGCCAGCAACTGACCGAAATTGGTAAACTGGTGGAAGCGGGTATCATCAAACCCGTCGTGGACAAGGTGTATCCGTTCGGGCAGGCCAACGACGCCCTGGCTTATGTGGAAAGTGGCCGGGCCAAAGGAAAAGTAGTCATCAGCTTAAAATAA
- a CDS encoding short-chain dehydrogenase/reductase SDR (PFAM: short-chain dehydrogenase/reductase SDR; KR domain protein~KEGG: bcm:Bcenmc03_2495 short-chain dehydrogenase/reductase SDR) gives MKTTGNTVFISGGSAGIGLAIAQKLSAEGNRIIINGRNPDRLQKALSELKDAVAIQGDLSLETDRVRIARELAEQYPDVNIIVNNAGAAFMNNLSDSANNAAEKAYQEINTNYLSIIHFTSLVLPLLLKQDDAAIVNVTSIAVFRGNKFLPTYAASKAALHSYTQGLRDTFADNNKLNIYEVYPPLVNTEFSAEIGGANGIPASEVADELFLALAQNQFEVPVGETKHIHQLTAQISANTH, from the coding sequence ATGAAAACAACAGGAAACACCGTGTTTATCAGCGGAGGAAGTGCGGGGATCGGGCTAGCCATTGCCCAAAAACTGAGCGCCGAAGGCAATCGAATCATCATTAATGGCCGTAACCCCGACAGGTTGCAAAAAGCCTTATCTGAACTTAAGGATGCAGTAGCCATTCAGGGAGATCTTTCACTGGAAACGGATCGGGTTCGTATCGCTCGTGAACTGGCCGAACAGTACCCGGACGTCAATATCATTGTCAACAATGCGGGGGCTGCGTTCATGAATAATCTGAGCGACAGCGCCAATAACGCGGCCGAAAAGGCGTATCAGGAGATCAATACCAACTATCTGAGCATTATCCATTTTACGTCGCTGGTGCTGCCCCTGTTACTGAAGCAGGACGATGCGGCCATCGTAAACGTAACCTCCATCGCGGTTTTTAGGGGAAACAAATTTCTGCCAACCTATGCCGCCAGCAAGGCCGCCCTGCACAGCTACACACAGGGCCTGAGAGACACGTTTGCCGATAATAATAAGCTGAACATCTATGAAGTGTACCCGCCCCTGGTCAATACGGAGTTTTCGGCAGAAATAGGAGGTGCCAATGGCATTCCGGCGTCGGAAGTAGCCGACGAGCTTTTCCTGGCCTTGGCCCAAAACCAGTTTGAAGTACCGGTTGGTGAAACAAAGCACATTCATCAATTAACAGCGCAAATTTCAGCCAATACGCACTGA
- a CDS encoding Acylglycerol lipase (PFAM: alpha/beta hydrolase fold~KEGG: bps:BPSL2504 putative hydrolase), protein MPTLSPIQTDTFISEQGLNVAYKHWKAADTPKGIVVFAHGFNSHSGYFQWSAEQLTAQRYDVYGIDFPGRGESDGERYYIADYEDFVKELDKLVDIAKAAHPGLPIFLLGHSAGGVLSAIYALEHQDKLSGFICESFAFQVPAPDFAVAVLRGISHVFPHAHVLRLKNEDFSRDQAVVDFMNTDPLIANEVQPTKTVQQLSLADERLKTEMASIKLPLLILHGTADKATKPSGSQYFYDNASSTDKTLKFYEGHYHDLLNDIDKEVVMNDILNWLNKRTN, encoded by the coding sequence ATGCCAACCCTTAGTCCAATACAAACCGATACGTTCATTTCGGAACAAGGCTTGAATGTCGCTTATAAACATTGGAAAGCGGCCGATACCCCAAAAGGGATAGTGGTGTTTGCTCATGGCTTTAATTCACACAGCGGCTATTTTCAATGGTCCGCCGAACAGTTAACCGCCCAGCGTTATGACGTATATGGGATTGACTTTCCAGGCAGGGGAGAATCAGATGGAGAAAGGTATTATATTGCTGACTATGAGGATTTTGTAAAAGAGCTTGATAAATTGGTAGATATTGCAAAAGCGGCTCATCCAGGGTTGCCCATCTTTTTACTAGGACATAGTGCAGGCGGTGTTTTGTCGGCCATTTATGCCCTGGAGCATCAGGATAAGCTCAGCGGGTTTATTTGTGAAAGTTTCGCGTTTCAGGTACCTGCCCCCGATTTTGCGGTGGCTGTATTAAGAGGTATAAGCCACGTATTCCCTCATGCTCATGTACTGCGGCTAAAAAACGAAGATTTTTCACGCGATCAGGCCGTGGTTGACTTTATGAATACTGATCCGCTGATAGCCAACGAAGTTCAGCCTACGAAAACCGTACAGCAATTATCGCTTGCCGACGAACGGCTAAAGACTGAAATGGCTTCCATAAAACTACCCCTGCTGATCCTCCACGGTACAGCCGACAAAGCAACCAAACCTAGTGGAAGTCAGTATTTTTATGACAATGCGTCGTCAACAGACAAAACGCTGAAATTTTATGAGGGCCATTATCACGATTTATTAAATGACATAGACAAGGAAGTTGTCATGAATGATATTCTCAACTGGTTAAACAAAAGGACGAACTAA
- a CDS encoding conserved hypothetical protein (PFAM: conserved hypothetical protein~KEGG: tbd:Tbd_1342 hypothetical protein) has product MVTQATAHTGENTSFPQALTALQLIDRSRQGLRGTEAGRIAGLLGVTDKEMARLLNQSIATFHRQAKAGRLDAATSERLLLLGQLASYGATVFQDQGKFTRWLGRPLRLLGDRSPLDLLDSPTGVQLIEDILGRIEYGVFS; this is encoded by the coding sequence ATGGTAACGCAGGCTACGGCTCACACAGGTGAGAACACTTCCTTTCCGCAAGCCTTGACGGCACTCCAACTCATTGACCGCTCCCGTCAAGGATTGAGGGGCACTGAAGCCGGACGCATCGCCGGGCTGCTGGGGGTGACCGATAAGGAGATGGCTCGACTGCTCAATCAATCCATAGCTACCTTCCATCGACAGGCTAAGGCCGGACGGCTGGATGCCGCCACCTCGGAGAGGCTGTTGCTATTAGGCCAGCTAGCCAGCTACGGCGCAACCGTTTTTCAGGATCAGGGCAAGTTTACTCGCTGGCTGGGTCGACCCCTAAGGCTCCTGGGCGATCGTTCTCCCCTAGATCTCTTAGATAGTCCTACCGGTGTTCAGTTGATCGAAGACATCCTGGGGCGGATTGAATACGGTGTCTTCAGCTGA
- a CDS encoding glucose/galactose transporter (TIGRFAM: glucose/galactose transporter~PFAM: major facilitator superfamily MFS_1~KEGG: tdn:Suden_2077 glucose/galactose transporter), giving the protein MVSSSPKVQSYMGPLLIIAVLFSVFGFLTWVNSVLIAFFKQVFDLSTVASNLVAFAFLISYTVMAIPASMFLNRTGFKNGMSLGLLVMATGTLVFVPAVRMVSYPLFLVGLFVTGIGMTVLQTAANPYATILGPRESAAQRISFLGIANKLAGIASQYIFGGLLLTGANTVASAASLEKIIAPYLILTALLVVLAGLIRFSSLPELSEEQDNPSSSPAAASQPVSAVQTRIWQFPNLILGVVTLFCYVGAEVIAGDTIINYGRALGFNNDEAKYFTTYTLYGLLAGYLLGIVLIPRFISQQTALRFGAIYSLLLTVATLLSSGFTSVLCVALLGFGLAPIWPAIWPLALNGLGRFTKTGSALLIMGISGGALLPLLHGYITDTVSPKMAYALLLPLFSFILYYAIWGHKKTSW; this is encoded by the coding sequence ATGGTTTCCTCCTCCCCTAAAGTTCAGAGTTACATGGGCCCACTGCTCATCATTGCGGTCCTGTTTTCGGTCTTCGGTTTTCTCACTTGGGTCAATAGTGTGCTGATTGCATTCTTCAAACAGGTCTTTGATCTAAGTACCGTCGCTTCAAACTTAGTAGCCTTTGCTTTTCTGATCTCCTATACCGTTATGGCTATTCCAGCCTCTATGTTCTTAAACCGGACGGGCTTTAAAAACGGGATGTCACTCGGCCTCTTAGTGATGGCGACCGGAACATTGGTTTTCGTTCCAGCCGTCCGGATGGTATCCTATCCACTGTTTCTAGTGGGTTTATTCGTGACGGGCATTGGTATGACAGTGCTCCAAACGGCAGCCAATCCTTACGCCACTATTTTGGGGCCGCGCGAGAGTGCAGCACAACGGATAAGTTTCTTGGGTATCGCCAACAAGCTAGCCGGTATTGCTAGTCAGTATATCTTTGGCGGACTACTGCTAACCGGAGCCAATACGGTAGCTAGTGCGGCTTCGCTGGAAAAAATTATAGCACCCTATCTGATCTTGACCGCACTTCTAGTCGTCTTAGCGGGTTTAATCCGCTTTTCCAGCTTACCCGAATTATCAGAAGAACAAGATAATCCCTCATCGAGTCCAGCGGCTGCTTCCCAACCGGTTAGCGCAGTCCAAACCCGTATATGGCAATTCCCTAATTTGATCCTAGGGGTAGTCACCCTGTTCTGTTATGTGGGGGCGGAGGTGATTGCCGGTGACACGATCATCAACTATGGCCGAGCATTAGGCTTCAACAATGATGAAGCCAAGTATTTTACCACCTATACGCTGTATGGATTACTAGCGGGCTATTTACTAGGAATTGTTTTAATTCCTCGTTTTATCTCCCAACAAACGGCCTTACGCTTTGGGGCTATTTATAGTCTGTTGCTGACGGTGGCCACTTTACTGAGCAGCGGCTTTACGTCCGTATTATGCGTAGCCTTGCTGGGCTTTGGCTTAGCTCCTATTTGGCCTGCCATCTGGCCCTTGGCTTTGAATGGGTTGGGGCGTTTTACGAAGACCGGCTCTGCCCTGTTGATTATGGGAATTTCTGGAGGAGCCTTATTACCCTTGTTACACGGTTATATCACCGATACGGTCAGTCCTAAAATGGCTTATGCTTTGTTGCTCCCCCTCTTCAGTTTCATCTTATACTATGCAATTTGGGGCCATAAAAAGACAAGTTGGTGA
- a CDS encoding transcriptional regulator, TetR family (PFAM: regulatory protein TetR~KEGG: reh:H16_B0900 transcriptional regulator), protein MFTKAEKTKQFILETAMPLYNTKGIAGVSIDDVLAATKLTKGCLYGHFQSKDDLSEQVIDLSLRKTADQMRLAVYTAKTAKAKVSAFLDFYKDPIQTPIPGGCPIFNTAVEADDSYPLIKQKVAATIKAGQQELTQVLEEGIQNGEFSAKLDAKVFAFKLVAAIEGGLILCRALDTAAPMHALIKSLKAELNQYKP, encoded by the coding sequence ATGTTCACAAAAGCAGAAAAGACAAAGCAGTTTATACTGGAAACGGCTATGCCTTTGTACAATACGAAGGGAATAGCCGGCGTGAGTATCGATGATGTACTGGCCGCTACAAAGCTGACGAAAGGATGCCTGTACGGCCATTTTCAGAGTAAAGATGATCTCTCTGAACAGGTGATCGACCTTTCGCTTCGAAAAACGGCTGATCAGATGCGCCTGGCCGTTTATACTGCTAAAACGGCAAAAGCGAAAGTATCCGCCTTCCTGGACTTTTACAAAGACCCGATTCAGACCCCCATACCCGGCGGTTGCCCCATTTTCAATACGGCCGTTGAAGCAGATGATAGTTATCCGCTCATCAAACAAAAGGTGGCGGCAACCATTAAAGCCGGTCAGCAGGAGCTTACTCAGGTACTGGAAGAAGGCATACAAAACGGCGAGTTCTCAGCTAAACTGGATGCGAAAGTCTTTGCCTTTAAACTGGTAGCTGCCATAGAGGGCGGCCTTATTCTGTGCAGAGCCCTGGATACGGCCGCACCAATGCACGCATTGATCAAAAGCCTGAAAGCCGAACTCAACCAGTACAAGCCTTAA
- a CDS encoding signal peptide protein (KEGG: rso:RSc2328 signal peptide protein), producing MKNLALLLVSAAILSISSLNAQTKKMETTKPTIIFVHGLWADGSSWSKVIPLLVARGYKVISVQNPTTTLENDIAATQRAIAVAGGDVVLVGHSWGGFVITEAGDLPQVKALVYVAAYAPEKDETVVSLSEKAAPTQLASYFKAEGGFVSLTREGITNVFANDLSAQEQELVFAVQQPTSPDVFKGVASKVAWKQKPSWYIVASEDKTINPDLERLMAQRAKAKTTTLKSCHVAMLSKPNQVLEVILEAANQASN from the coding sequence ATGAAAAACCTGGCCCTACTTCTCGTTTCGGCAGCGATTCTATCAATTTCATCTTTAAACGCTCAGACAAAAAAAATGGAAACAACGAAACCCACTATCATCTTTGTGCATGGCTTATGGGCCGATGGATCGTCTTGGAGCAAAGTTATCCCGCTCCTGGTTGCCCGAGGGTATAAAGTTATTTCCGTGCAGAACCCGACTACCACACTGGAGAATGACATTGCTGCCACTCAACGGGCTATAGCTGTTGCCGGTGGCGACGTCGTTTTGGTTGGTCATTCCTGGGGAGGTTTTGTGATCACTGAAGCCGGCGATCTTCCACAGGTCAAAGCACTGGTTTATGTGGCTGCCTACGCTCCCGAAAAGGACGAAACCGTTGTCTCCCTGAGTGAAAAAGCAGCCCCTACCCAACTTGCATCCTATTTTAAGGCGGAAGGTGGGTTCGTTAGTCTTACCAGAGAGGGCATCACGAACGTATTTGCCAATGATCTTTCGGCTCAGGAACAGGAGTTAGTTTTTGCCGTACAACAGCCGACTTCCCCTGACGTATTTAAAGGAGTAGCGAGTAAAGTGGCCTGGAAACAGAAACCCTCCTGGTATATTGTGGCTTCGGAAGACAAGACCATCAATCCCGATCTGGAACGCTTAATGGCTCAACGGGCAAAGGCCAAAACCACCACGTTAAAGTCATGCCACGTAGCCATGTTGTCCAAGCCCAACCAGGTTCTGGAAGTGATCTTAGAAGCAGCCAATCAGGCTAGTAACTAA
- a CDS encoding Integrase catalytic region (PFAM: Integrase catalytic region~KEGG: mch:Mchl_1089 integrase catalytic region), whose protein sequence is MRYDFIRSLAGEFNIEMLCAALEVSRTAYYRYRRGASYQQTTHQQAKKQLVEQVFWAHKRRYGSRRIVAELREQGYQIVRQRVRSLMKIADLQPIQPKSFVPRTTDSTHGKGYWPNLLLDQSVPTAPNLVWVSDITYLPLVNGEWAYLGGWLDLFSRRIVGWRVDDNMEDALVTSPLRMALQSRQPAHGLITHSDRGGQYVSNDLQELISLWRIRPSMSRADDPYDNAFAESFWSRLKAELLEGGVFMSVDDARTEIFEYIETYYNRVRKHSSLGYKSPEQFEKEYYTKHASSVCR, encoded by the coding sequence ATGCGCTATGACTTTATCCGTTCGCTGGCAGGCGAGTTTAATATCGAAATGCTTTGCGCGGCATTAGAGGTAAGTCGCACGGCTTACTATCGCTATAGGCGGGGAGCCAGTTACCAGCAAACGACCCACCAACAGGCTAAAAAGCAGTTGGTAGAACAAGTGTTTTGGGCGCACAAACGACGCTATGGGAGTCGCCGAATCGTAGCCGAGTTACGAGAGCAAGGTTATCAGATAGTTCGTCAACGGGTACGATCGTTGATGAAAATAGCTGATTTACAGCCTATTCAACCCAAGTCATTTGTGCCACGCACAACTGATAGTACCCATGGGAAAGGATACTGGCCTAATCTATTACTGGATCAATCTGTGCCGACAGCCCCGAATTTGGTTTGGGTTAGCGACATAACGTACCTGCCGCTGGTCAATGGCGAATGGGCCTACTTAGGGGGTTGGCTGGACTTATTCTCTCGTCGAATCGTGGGGTGGCGAGTGGACGATAACATGGAAGATGCATTGGTAACCAGTCCGTTGCGAATGGCCTTGCAATCGCGTCAGCCTGCTCATGGCCTCATTACTCATTCGGATCGGGGTGGTCAATACGTCTCTAATGATTTGCAAGAGTTGATCAGTTTATGGCGTATCAGGCCCAGCATGAGCCGGGCCGACGATCCTTATGACAACGCATTTGCGGAGTCATTCTGGAGCCGCTTAAAAGCGGAGTTATTGGAGGGTGGCGTCTTTATGAGCGTAGACGATGCCCGAACGGAGATTTTCGAGTACATTGAGACGTACTACAATCGGGTGCGGAAACATTCGTCACTTGGCTATAAAAGCCCAGAGCAGTTCGAGAAAGAGTATTATACAAAACATGCAAGTTCTGTGTGCCGCTAA
- a CDS encoding RES domain protein (PFAM: RES domain protein~KEGG: plu:plu2358 hypothetical protein) — translation MAITLYRIQTNSHRDTILDGIGAKLRGGRWNVKGRPMVYMATTPELCFLEYMVHLDGTPLADLPPLILCEIAVPDHSISFLSVDKLPGGWDDPYATPVGLPLFVEQQFERQRCLCLALPSAVVPLSPSRNVLLDPLHTQRSECRVLSIQPYPIDPRLPTAALA, via the coding sequence ATGGCCATCACCCTGTACCGTATCCAAACCAACTCTCACCGGGATACCATCCTGGATGGCATAGGCGCTAAGCTGAGGGGTGGGCGTTGGAATGTCAAAGGACGGCCTATGGTCTATATGGCTACCACGCCGGAGCTATGCTTTTTGGAGTACATGGTGCATCTGGATGGCACGCCCTTAGCGGATCTACCTCCACTGATCCTGTGTGAGATTGCCGTACCCGATCACTCTATCAGCTTTTTGAGCGTAGATAAACTACCTGGGGGTTGGGATGACCCTTATGCTACCCCTGTGGGTTTGCCGCTTTTTGTGGAACAGCAATTCGAGCGCCAGAGGTGCTTATGTTTGGCTTTACCTTCAGCGGTGGTTCCCCTGTCACCATCTCGGAATGTATTGTTAGACCCCTTACATACTCAGCGTAGCGAGTGCCGAGTTCTCTCGATTCAGCCTTACCCGATTGATCCACGTTTACCAACGGCGGCATTAGCCTGA
- a CDS encoding transposase IS3/IS911 family protein (PFAM: transposase IS3/IS911 family protein~KEGG: dps:DP1713 transposase) codes for MHIQNQPQSRRKYDADFKAEVLKMLANGQTAAYIANALGISENIIYRWKSIDQGGKKVLVQQGDLALENQQLKDRVRQLETEREILKKALSIFSRQT; via the coding sequence ATGCACATACAGAATCAACCCCAAAGTCGGCGTAAATATGATGCCGATTTTAAAGCCGAAGTGTTGAAGATGCTGGCCAACGGCCAGACCGCTGCCTATATCGCTAATGCCCTAGGCATTTCCGAAAACATCATCTACCGCTGGAAAAGTATTGACCAAGGGGGTAAAAAAGTACTGGTTCAGCAAGGTGATTTGGCCCTGGAAAACCAACAGTTGAAAGATCGAGTACGCCAATTAGAGACGGAAAGGGAGATTTTAAAAAAAGCCTTGAGTATTTTCAGTCGGCAGACCTGA
- a CDS encoding strictosidine synthase (KEGG: spe:Spro_4855 strictosidine synthase), whose product MTRQKPYKTMKKAIILLALGLIAGTSAQAQTIALKPQPVTTSVPSEKHISSSILLWVRTDKPRQAGMERWKGPHSKIISANKGLEEYRQIHLTETNPGLWPAVNGVETSIPANRKIDGIADVTLKNIFSIFRGKKQNKLAYADEVNLFKRTILYAALGATSRWYAVNPTNEKTGARSVVFFRIKEGVDKKDFARFINQELTPILANTGVLTELRPKVYMPWKQKQWDTPNVAHDNPKKVQFQASVMLGFANKKAMTDFFASDAVNKLAGKLAAYTSAVHAYEIAETLTYVKDGKQLDHYQN is encoded by the coding sequence ATGACAAGACAAAAACCGTACAAAACCATGAAAAAAGCAATAATACTCCTCGCACTAGGTCTGATCGCTGGCACCAGTGCACAGGCTCAAACGATCGCCTTAAAACCCCAACCGGTTACGACCAGCGTACCCTCAGAAAAGCATATCTCGTCGTCAATCCTGTTGTGGGTGCGGACCGACAAACCCCGTCAGGCTGGGATGGAACGCTGGAAAGGCCCACATTCGAAGATCATCTCGGCGAACAAGGGACTGGAAGAGTACCGGCAGATTCACTTGACGGAAACCAATCCGGGCTTGTGGCCCGCCGTCAACGGGGTTGAAACCAGCATACCCGCCAACCGGAAAATAGATGGCATCGCCGACGTAACGCTGAAGAATATATTCTCCATTTTCAGAGGTAAAAAGCAAAACAAACTAGCCTATGCGGATGAAGTAAACCTATTCAAACGCACCATTCTGTACGCAGCTCTGGGCGCTACTTCCCGCTGGTACGCGGTCAATCCGACCAATGAAAAAACAGGAGCCCGCAGCGTTGTCTTTTTCCGCATCAAAGAAGGCGTAGACAAAAAGGATTTTGCCAGGTTTATCAACCAGGAATTAACCCCGATTCTGGCCAATACCGGAGTCCTGACCGAACTGAGGCCCAAGGTATATATGCCCTGGAAACAAAAGCAGTGGGATACCCCCAATGTAGCCCATGACAACCCGAAGAAAGTACAGTTTCAGGCGTCGGTCATGCTGGGTTTTGCCAATAAGAAAGCAATGACTGATTTTTTTGCCAGCGATGCGGTCAATAAACTAGCGGGAAAACTGGCGGCCTATACGTCGGCTGTTCACGCCTACGAAATAGCCGAAACACTGACCTACGTTAAAGACGGTAAACAACTGGACCACTATCAGAACTAA
- a CDS encoding nucleic acid-binding protein contains PIN domain- like protein (KEGG: mpt:Mpe_A3449 hypothetical protein) — MKVVIDTNGLLRSISRDGSYRWLYDAFAANQFTWVVSTEILLEYAEMTGYYYSPVAAELVTSLLLAAPNHVRQEPYFRFGQVTTDPDDNKFVDCAIAAGVDWLVSDDHHILNLLRETNRFPPVPICSFAEFKQILNR, encoded by the coding sequence GTGAAAGTAGTTATCGATACCAATGGTCTACTCCGGTCGATTTCCCGGGACGGATCGTACCGCTGGCTTTATGATGCGTTTGCGGCCAATCAGTTCACTTGGGTAGTCAGTACGGAAATCTTGCTCGAATATGCTGAAATGACGGGCTACTATTATAGCCCTGTGGCGGCTGAGCTGGTCACCTCACTTTTACTGGCCGCTCCTAATCATGTACGGCAGGAGCCTTACTTTCGCTTTGGACAGGTTACGACCGATCCAGACGACAACAAATTTGTGGACTGTGCCATTGCCGCCGGTGTCGATTGGTTGGTATCCGACGATCACCACATTCTAAACCTGCTTCGAGAAACGAATCGGTTTCCTCCCGTACCGATCTGTTCTTTTGCGGAGTTCAAGCAAATTCTGAATCGATAG
- a CDS encoding alpha/beta hydrolase fold protein (PFAM: alpha/beta hydrolase fold~KEGG: rfr:Rfer_0307 alpha/beta hydrolase), giving the protein MTTYPSTYATVPTEFITAANGITFAYRRLGQKQAVPIIYFGHLTSNLDNADPRIMDALAAQHEIISFDYRGVGATSGNDAETIADMAKDGLAFIKALGYEKVDILAFSMGGFIIQELMAMEPTLVRKLILAGTGPRGGEGISDVVRLTYLDIAKALFTFVDPKFYLFFNSTDAGKQAARLFLDRLKERTENRDTAVGFGTLQTQLHAIKVWGHEPPADLSVFTLPVLVINGDNDRMVPTPNSYDLAKRLPNAQLHIYENAAHGALFQYHEDFVKRALAFYAA; this is encoded by the coding sequence ATGACAACCTATCCGTCAACCTACGCTACGGTACCAACTGAGTTCATTACCGCTGCCAATGGCATCACCTTTGCCTATCGCCGACTTGGCCAGAAACAGGCGGTTCCGATCATTTACTTCGGTCACCTGACGTCTAATCTGGACAATGCAGACCCCCGCATCATGGATGCACTGGCCGCCCAGCACGAAATCATTTCCTTCGATTACCGGGGCGTGGGCGCCACATCGGGTAACGATGCCGAAACTATTGCCGATATGGCGAAAGACGGACTGGCGTTTATCAAGGCGCTGGGCTACGAAAAAGTAGATATTCTGGCCTTCTCGATGGGCGGTTTTATCATTCAGGAACTGATGGCGATGGAACCTACCCTGGTGCGTAAACTGATTCTGGCCGGCACGGGCCCACGGGGTGGCGAAGGCATCAGCGATGTGGTTAGGCTTACGTACCTGGACATAGCCAAGGCTTTGTTTACGTTCGTGGACCCCAAATTTTACCTGTTTTTTAACTCGACCGACGCGGGCAAACAGGCTGCCCGTCTGTTCCTGGATCGCCTGAAGGAACGGACTGAAAACCGTGATACGGCGGTCGGATTCGGAACGTTACAAACGCAGCTCCACGCCATCAAAGTATGGGGACACGAGCCACCCGCCGACTTGTCGGTTTTTACATTACCGGTGTTGGTGATCAATGGCGATAACGACAGAATGGTGCCTACGCCTAACTCCTACGATCTGGCCAAACGGCTCCCTAACGCGCAGTTGCACATTTATGAAAATGCCGCCCACGGTGCCCTTTTCCAGTATCACGAAGATTTTGTAAAACGCGCTTTGGCTTTTTACGCTGCCTGA